The genomic stretch cAGGGGATTTATGTTGGATTTACTTGAGAAATGTTATTTAAGTGGAAACCTCTGGTAACTGACTGACacttttaaagcttttaaaaacaGTCGGTTTTAGGAATCTGCACTGTACATAAAAACAATTTGATAAATATCTGCTTTAAATTCCAGTGAAAATTTCTGGTAcagttttgtgttttcattggtCTATAAATACTGTTATATCCAGTAATATATGTacagaaatattatattttttatgataCTGCAGTGCTGTTAATTACATtcatacaataaaatatatgacGATATGCTGAGTATTTGATGACGTGTATTTCAAAAGTGCATTGGGGGTTTCTGGTAACAATTCGACTATAAATTTTAATCAGaggaaaacaacacaacaaccaACCGACTCTGTGATGTTTGGGCTTCATAAAGTCGAATAACCTTGTCTTTAAAGAAAAGCTGTGCAGATATACGTTGTACATCAGTTTACTCGTCAGAAAGGGCTTTCAAACTTTCACAATTTGACAGCATTGCATCTCATCTGATCTCAACACTTGCCTTGAACGCCATTTGTACTCACCATTTTGACTGTTCATCTgtaatctgattggctgttgcAACCATGACTGACAGTGTCTCCGCCTCCTCGCACCGCCCCTTGGTTCACCGCGCTGTGGTTGCTCGCGCTTGGGTGGGACACGAGATGGAATGTTGAGGGGGATCGGAAACTGAAAGTAACTCTGACCGCGGAAAGAGGAGGTTTGCGTTACAGCGTTGAGGCTTTAATTCGGTGAGTGGAACAACATTAATaagttatttaaaatgtgtatgaTACTAACAGCTTTAAAACTCTGAAACATGAGCGTGTTCCCTGCTCTATTTTATCGGCTGAGGTTTAGCACTTCTTCCAGACCACACCTCTCAGCAACGCCAGGGTGGAAATGATGAACATCTGCATGGTGTTAAACCGCTGTGTTTTGGGGGATACGCTGCTGAAGCTGTagattaaccctttaaaaccTGAACGTACAGCAGATGGATGAAACGCTGGTGATGATCTAGAGACTAAACTGAACTTGGAGCTGggagttgtttttgtttttaagttttctttcaGTGACGAGGTCTTTGGACTCAACTGAAAGAAACAGGATGTGGTTGAACGCTGCATCTATAAACAGATTCTctctgtgttacatttagtCAGTGCTGTTGGCTGCTTTATGATTCGGGACCGTTATCCTGCTCCATTTTGTCGTAAAGGAAGTCTCCCTGTGTTCACGCTGGTGAATCTGATTCTTCCTTACCAAACAAGGTCTTCAGAAAATTAAAAGTATTCCTAAAGATTTTCCTCAAGTTCTCTACTCTTCTCAACATTGCCAACCTTCCCTTAAGCTGTTTCTGTAGTGCCTTAATTCCCTCTTTCCTCTTCCCCTACTCGCCTCCACTGCTTTCTAGGAGCCCTTAACTCCTGTTTTAGTTTATCTATTTCTACTTGCTGTCTTGACTTCACTACATCTTGTCCCCTTTCCTTTTTCTGCAACCTACCATACCTTTCCATTCCATATTCATGAATAACTTTACACAAACTATTGAATTTATTCTCTGCTGATCCCTTGAAACataacataaaataacatttaaatccaTCTTGAACCACCACAGTTTAATTATTATATCCCCAACATGTACATTTAAAGTAATGTCATTGTTGTTTTAAGTGGGAAACAATGAGTATTGTTGGAAAACAAGTCCATAACACAGGTTTGTGTGAAAGAAAACTGCAAATCCTTTAatatttctctccttttccttaTATCACAACTTATCTCTAAGCTTGCACAATGTAATGGTCACTCACAGCTCAAAAACATCAAGTTTAAAAACCTAAAAATCAAGTTGTGGTGTTTAAAACCGAGTGTTAAATGATGACTGTGTATTAAGACTTGTTTATAAACGAGTCATTGcttaaaaaatgtgtatattattaataataacagttaATTTATGCATACACACATGTTCACAGCACATATATATGACATGATGTAGTCACCAGGAACTAAGCTTCTAACCACAGCTGTATATCTGTTGTTTCGACCTACACTCATTCTGTGGAACTAAGGTTTTGAGAAATGTAGTTAGCAACTATGCTTTTGGGAATCACACCCATGGCCAACTATTTCATGCCAGTGATGCCTCTAGGAAAACAATATAAAAGGGTGGTGCTACTAAACTCATCCTTTTATTCAGGGAGGATGTTCTCCAGTGTGACTCTGCTGATTCTCTCTGGCTTCATAAAGACTCTCTCAGGTATGTGATCACTTAACAAACTACTCAGAGTGTGTTTAGGTGTCTAAGAATGCTGCATGAAACTggttcacacacaaacaaacaaataaatgaacagaTAAATAACTGTCATGTTTTGGCATTTGTTCATGTTACAGATGAGGTCATTTTTTTGCAGTTAACTATATGTTGTGGTGGTTGTTGTTTTAGTTGCAGAGAGTTTGAAGGTGGTTGTTTCAGAAGATACTGTTGTTGCACACGTTGATGAAGACGTGGTTCTGCCCTGTTCTCTCCAAAACACCACCAGTGCTGAGGATATGGAAGTGTCATGGCTTAAAAAAGAAATGACGGTGCATCTCTACGAACATCGTGCAGACAGAAAGGATAAGCAGGCTGAGTGTTACAGAGGGAGGACAGCCTTATTTAAAGAAGAGCTGAAGAATGGCAACGTCTCTCTGAAACTCTCAGCCGCCCAGTTTTTTGATGAAGGATTTTACACTTGTTTAGTTGTGTCAAGCTCTGGGCCTCAGAGTGCAACTCTTTACCTTAAAGTCATATGTAAGTACCATCACCagtttttttactaaattattttgtgtgtatgtcacgccctggccctgtcttgtctgtttccATCATGTGCTCACATAGCACATGgctatttgttgttgttgtcaccGCCCTTGTCCCTCCTTAGTTCCTCCCTCTCgttgtgtctcatttgtaatcctgcctccTCGttgtctgttccaggtgtcccttgtctgtgttgtatatttaagttcctttgtgtcaTTTCCTGGTTGTTGGACATTTGTGTCACTCTCTCTAGTCAGTCTGTCTTGATGGTTCCTTGATTTGCTGCTCCTCCCTTTGTTTGTCAGTCTGGTATGTTTGTTTCTTCCTTGTGCTTTGTGTACTTGTTCAGGTTAGTCTGTTTAcctttctttgtctgtttagttctctctGTCTAGATTTGTCTGTCCAGTTCCCTCTCTAAGTCCAGGTTATCCTGTCCAagtctgtctcagtctttctttaAGTATTTTGTCTGTTATGTTAGtcttcttttgtttaaataaagtcactgttatagcaagtgtgtccgcctccgtcagtccgccctgcGATCCTGACAGTGTATACCTGTACATAATTCACTTTCTTTTACTGTAAAATCTAGAAGGAAACAGCTATgggaatttttatttatatattgactAATCTATACactttggggttttttttgtcttgcattttctcattttcagaTGTTTTTGCTGCTTGGAAAATTGCCCTGATCTGCACTCCCCTTTGTGCTGGATTAATTGTATTTGTAGCTTATGTGAACAGtaagttttaataaaaacatttgtcaAATTATTACCTTAGATTTTCTGAATTCTCACTTCATGCTCTTGTTGAACAACATTGCACCCAACTCCTCCCAGTCTCTTCCCCTCTCTTTGACCACTCAAGCCCTGGATGTGGGGGCACTGCATTTAGCACACACATCCAGTCCAGCCAGAACTTCAGCCTAAGTCCTCCTGAGTTCACCCTTTAACCATCACGTCTCCAGGTGTGGTCTATGCTAGCAAAATTACAAATACGTTTACCAACACCTAAGACACTACTTCTAAACACTTAACCCGGAAACACAACATCACCCAAGTCGCCAAATAGTTCATTTTTAACTAAGACcacattttgttcattaaatctGTTTGTCCAGCTCtacatttcaaaattaaaacaaaactttCTCTAAATACactaacaaaaacacagcaaatgcTCTTCAATATATGATGATTCTTTCAAAACACTAGCACTAAGAGGAACAGTCAGTCATAGCACAACACCTGTCAAAATACTAACACTTAATGGAATTACAGAAACAGCAGTATTTTCCATGTGTTACTTCTACCAGCGAACAATAGATGACATCCACTGTATTTTACAATTCACTGGAAGCCTTTATGTATTTTTCTTGAATGTCAAATGTATGCATTTTTGGTAACATCTATCCAAAGTAGAGTTCGTGACAGTGTTGTCCAGTAAAAAGAATTTAAATTACAGTAGAGTCATGAAATCACTGCAAGTTATCAACAAAAAATGCAACGTAGAACCCTATTGCTTTTGTTCATTTCATTTGTTACAAAGAAGTCTGGTCAATTAGTTAAAAATTAATCTAAATTAACATTTAGAACTTATGCTCGACATAATCTTGATGTCAGTATGTGCCCTCAGTTTGTTCATGTACTGTTGCCTTAAAACCACAAGACCGCACATCTAACCACATAATTCTGCCCCATCCAAAAGGAAACTGACCAAAGCAACAGAAAATATCCAAAGTGAACGTGGATTGTTTTTCCTTGACCACAGCCCTGGAGtatttttctgatttatttcccttttctgttttcaaatcagaaattgGCTAATGGTTAATTTCCTTTTGTCCTTTTTCTTAATATAAATCcattaatataaacataagGAATTATAGATATTTAGATTCATGGGTGTCATTTTAATAATAGCAGTAACTGCTATATTCACTTCTCTCATCTTTAATAAATCATCTTTATTATTCTCAGGAAAGAAAATAAGGGAAATGTTCACTGGTGTACAATACTCAGCTGTAGCCAAAAGCCTTATCAACTCAGATGAGAAGGATGAGTTGGATTTGAGGGAATACAGCAAAACAGAGGAGGGTTATATGGACATCATCCCAGCCATCCCATATTTCACAAAGGCTCGGTGAGTGGTTAATCTATAAACATTTGGGTATGAATTATTAATGATAAACATATTAGATTCAGGGCAGtacgttggtgcagcaggtagtgtctctgtcacaactgcagggtcctggaagttgtgggttcgagtcctgctccgggcgactgtctgtgaggagtgtggtgtgttctccctgtgtctgcgtgggtttcctccgggtgactgtctgtgaggagtgtggcgtgttctctctgtgtctgcgtgggtttcctccgggtgactgtctgtgaggagtgtggtgtgttctctctgtctgcgtgggtttcctctgggtgctctggtttccacccacagtccaaaaacacacgttggtaggtggattggtgactcaaaagtgtccgtaggtgtgagtgtgtgagtgaatgtgtgagtgtgtattgccctgtgaagaacaggtgccccctccagggtgtgtccctgtcttgcacccagtgattccacgtAGGTTCCAGACcaaccgccaccctgaactggataaggattacagacaataaaggAATATTAGATTCATATTAGAAATTCTACAGTGTGAAGTTGTGATGGTTTTTATGAACATGCAGGTGGGAGAAAGTGCTGGACTGTGTATTACAGGAACTAAATAACTCAGAGCAGTTCATGACTAAATCTTAATCACATCAACCATAAAAGATCATTTATAATAGacactcactctcttttcttCCACTTGTAGATTCTATGACTGCAACCTTACTGATCAGTtactgaaaacattaaaaaaagcttTAATGTCAAAAAACTCCTCTCTGAAAGAACTGGAAATTAGTGACGATGACCTGCGGGGTTCAAGACTGTGCATCCTCTCTAGTGGACTGAAGCGATTGGAGGCATTAATGTCAGTGTTACTCAGTCTATTATATTACctttcagaattttataaaactgaattaatattttttggtGTGTAACACGATTTGTCTGAAAGATCCATTGTATATATTCTGCCTTTACAGAATTAGACACTGTAAACTCAATAAAGAATCCTGTGCCACTGTGCGGTCAGTTCTACAATCAGAAAACTGCCTGAAAATACTGGACCTCAGCAACAATATCCTggaggattcaggagtggagaagctctgtgAAGGGCTGAAGAgtaaacactgtaaactggagcgACTCGGGTGAGAATTAGTTCAATGAGtgataaaatgttaaagctTCATCTTCAGCGATTCATGAATGTCTTTATCTAACTTTAAAATATGTCTTAATTTTTTAATGTCATATataaaatgatatgtttttaaacaacTCAGGTTTTCACAAGTGATTTTAACGGGATTTCACGTTTTATTAAGACTGTGTCTGTTTATTCAAAACTCATTTCTCTACATCAAGTCTCTAAAAACCCAGATTTAGGAAGCCAGGAGCTTTAAAGTCACAAAACCTTCACACAGTGCAGACACACCCTAGTTTttgattttagttttattttttatttgaaagtaaTCTAATATGATAAAATGATATTGGAGTAAATATTTTGACTCCCCTTTTGCAGACTGGTTCGGTGTAAACTTGGTCCCTGTACCATATTAGCATCAGTTTTACAATTAGAACACAACTCTCTAAAGCTGCTGTACCTCAGCAACAATGAACTgaaggattcaggagtggagaagctctgtgaaggactgcagagttcacactgtaaactggaaaaactcaggTGAGATTTCTCTGAATTACTTCAAGAACCTGTCTGAAGAATctcaataaaacattaaaatgttttcaacTCATTGAAGACACCTCTGGGAAGAGTTAGCATTGCTATTACAGCATGTGTCTATGCCAAGTTTGGAATTGTTGTGTAGCTGATTACACACAGAATAACAGAGTGATACAAATGTGAGCATTTCAGTCTATTTAATAACTTATATTAATTTCACTACCACTAAGTATCTAACTGTATAGTCCTGCCCCCATCAGGACAAAGTGGTTTGACTTGTAATTTAAGGCCTGTCATTATGATGTTTATCTTATTGGCTAGCACGATTTGAACCGCAAAAGGTTAATAAAATGGAGGCTGTAGAGGGACCAGAGCTCTGTATTCTTGGTGGATAGTTTGGCATTGTTGTTATACATTCATTTGtgcttgtttaatgtttaatcttTTAGTAATTTTAAAAGAGTGATTACTTCATTCTTAGTTAATACTATATTTGGTCAATGGTTTAGCTCtacaactttgcttttgcatCTATTTTTAAGGCATCAGATATAGTACAGATATTGCTGTTCTAGTCATCTGCTTAGTTATCATAAGTTCATGTTTCCtagatatttaaaatatacttttccCAGAAATTgatgtaaacaaataataataaagtagaTAAATGCATAACCTGTGCTCAGATGTGACATCCCCTTTAACTGATGAATACAGCCCCATCTTTtcattctgataaaactgaataAACTCTCCAAAATACCCCCCAAACCTAAAGAGAGTTTAATTATTTTCTGAGTGATTCTTCTAAATGTGGTTATGACGTATTCATCCTTATCATTTAACTACCAGATTATTACTTAATCATCAGTAATCACAAAACCATTGGTTTTCTCATTAGGAAACTGACTGGTTTAGCACTGTATATTTTGAAAGGTGCCAGTTTCTTAAGAACTGCTCAGCTCTAATCCATCACTCTGTCTAATAGACACACAACACATAATTTTCACTtctgttatttttaaacaatagtATAAAATGTGTGCTAATATGTCACAATTTGGAGCTGATCAATTTTCACATGGCAAATGACCAAAGATCTCAGGTTTTCCTGAAATTTAATGAATTTTCCAAACATCCTGTGGTTTCCAGCTTTGCCAGGCTTTCTTTGTGCACTGGAACACACAGGACAAACCTGTGATGAATTGCAGTGTCAGATCAAAGGTTGTCCTTGAACAAATTCAAGTTAAAAATTTTGTGGATTTCTGGACATCTGTTCAGATAGTTCATATAGAACATGAAAAATGCACAAATTCCGATATGGACAAAACCCAGGTAGGAGCCAATACTACTCAATGAGTAATATGCCTGTCGTatactttatttactttatcATTGAGGACAATATTCCTACCAAAATTTGTGAGCACTGACAAATTCCCTTAAAAGTTTTAGGGGGTGTTCCTGAGTCCACTGGCCACACCCAATTCAAATGAGAAAATAATTGCAATTTATTTACCAAATTTTGCTGAGATTTCCAACATTGAAGGCATCAGATTTGCACTTAAGTCAGGTGACACTATACGGCCAGGATGGGGAACACTTTTCCACCAGCAAAGTCATTGTCCAGAATAATATCCACAccttcaaaatgtaattcagtTCTCACAGCAACCAACCATTCCTCTGACCAACTCTGAACATAAATGATATAATGCAATGGTACACTTACAGGGATTGACAAATCAatcccacacacaaacacaatagaTTCAGAACAGTGGTGCTCACCCAAAACAAGAAAGTATTGGGCTGCACCTGTATCACGTAAGATCTTAACTACCACACAAGCAGCCTCTGCCACTGATGTAACAGGGAAGTGTTGAACACGCCTTTTAATGCAGGAAAGTAAAACTGGATCTTATCTGGTCAGGCCTGAGACGCATTTTACTGACAAGTATGAACAGAACCCTTTCAAAGTGAGCCCAGATGCTATTTGGATACATATAGCAAGTTAATACTAGGTGTAAACAGAACCCTAGTTTTATTACATACCTGTTTGACTAAAATTTTTGACTCTGCTTTTCCAGACTTTCAAGGTGTAAACTTAGTGGAGATTCCTGTGTCAGTCTGGCATCAGTTTTAAAATCAGATACAAACTCTCTGAaggagctggacctcagtagcAATGACCTggaggattcaggagtggagaagctctgtgatggactgaagagtgaacactgtaaactggagacactagGGTGAGATTTCTGTGAATTACATACTTGAGTGggaaaatgttacaaaaaatgTCAGGTGTGTATGCAGGGTTTTATAAATCTGACTTTTTGGTGCATGGATGCAGTAGAGCTAAATACAGGGGCTAACATAGAGAGCAAACACAGAGACCTGGAGACCAAAACAGGACCATGAAGAGTGGGTTAAAGAATAAATATGGTGCACAAACAGGAACCACAAACATgggctgtaaaaaaaacaaaacaaaacaaaaaacaccaaaGACAAGATACACATGGGAAATAATCAAAACATGTGAAACTAGAAGCATGAGGGAAGGGGGAAATGAAGGACATGAAGATCACATGAAAAGGGGAACACAACCAGGACCCAAAGCTGTACACTTTGGCCCCTTGGGATTATCAGGTTCTTTCTGCATTCTGAGCAGTTTTGAGATATTGTGCTTCAAAGATTTGGCATTCCAAAAAGCAAAACTGTAACGTGGAACTGAAACTCTttcatacataaaaatatattctaaATGTACAATATCAAAATACCTAGATTTTTTTGGGAAGAGATTAAATGCAGATAAAACTGTTAAATCCTAAGAACTCACTTTTGAATTATAAAGTTTTGGCaaaccatgaaaaaaaaagtaatgataTTTGAAGGAAGACAGTGAGTTTACTCATAACTCCTTTTTAAATCTTGTGTTGTAACAGATTGTTTACATGTATCAGGAAATTAAAcataatgctttaaaaatatttgatatttaatgcatttttatgacatttattatttcttttaatgcatTTCTTGTTTTAGGACCAATACTAGTTTGACAAGTGTAAACCAAAGTCAGATATGGTTTGGATATATAAAGCAAGTTAATACCAGGTGTAAACATACGCCTAATTATCTATCCCTGTCTGTCTTTATTTGTAGGCTATTATATAACTGTTTGACCCTCCTTTTGCAGACTCACTGGGTGTAAACTTACTGGAAAATCCTGTGTCAATCTGGCATCAGTTTTAAATTCAAATCAAAACCTTTTGAAGGAACTGGACCTCAGTTACAATGATCTGCCTGATTCAGAAGTGAAGGAGCTCCATCGTGCACTGAACAGTTCATCTGGTAATTGGAAGGAATTCAGGTGAGGATTTCAGTGAATTACTTCCATCATCACTGTTTTATTGCTATTTCTGATTTCA from Hoplias malabaricus isolate fHopMal1 chromosome 2, fHopMal1.hap1, whole genome shotgun sequence encodes the following:
- the LOC136687673 gene encoding uncharacterized protein produces the protein MFSSVTLLILSGFIKTLSVAESLKVVVSEDTVVAHVDEDVVLPCSLQNTTSAEDMEVSWLKKEMTVHLYEHRADRKDKQAECYRGRTALFKEELKNGNVSLKLSAAQFFDEGFYTCLVVSSSGPQSATLYLKVIYVFAAWKIALICTPLCAGLIVFVAYVNRKKIREMFTGVQYSAVAKSLINSDEKDELDLREYSKTEEGYMDIIPAIPYFTKARFYDCNLTDQLLKTLKKALMSKNSSLKELEISDDDLRGSRLCILSSGLKRLEALIIRHCKLNKESCATVRSVLQSENCLKILDLSNNILEDSGVEKLCEGLKSKHCKLERLGLVRCKLGPCTILASVLQLEHNSLKLLYLSNNELKDSGVEKLCEGLQSSHCKLEKLRLSRCKLSGDSCVSLASVLKSDTNSLKELDLSSNDLEDSGVEKLCDGLKSEHCKLETLGLTGCKLTGKSCVNLASVLNSNQNLLKELDLSYNDLPDSEVKELHRALNSSSGNWKEFSCRLYKLEVEEERCERVQMQSEKEERKDPAHMTRDELKPYACKLTLDPNTVNTLLSLSEGNRKVKCVKEKRSYPDHPERFSDEKQVLCRESLTGCCYWETEWIGRGVVDISVAYKSIGRKGDSDECEFGANKKSWSLICFNNSYSVCHNKKLTTLPSPSSSSNRVGVYVDCPAGILSFYSVSTDTHTLTHLHTFTTTFTEPLCAGFALCSPDSSVRLCQIE